From a single Bacteroidales bacterium genomic region:
- a CDS encoding NTP transferase domain-containing protein translates to METSKAGVVILAAGRSERMKEMKAFLHYDENVRFIEKILSTYSGWGCSEIVVVTNPDAMQRMKLAGKVPLMVTMVVNDHMEFERFYSVKLGLAAIRSSSFCFIQNVDNPFIDSQILDLIYEHRSDEKYVSPVFKGKGGHPVLLNRENMNRICKWNVNSANFKEVLGTFECRNVEMADDRVLININSPEEYQRFLTIQL, encoded by the coding sequence ATGGAAACTAGTAAAGCAGGAGTAGTGATACTGGCAGCCGGCAGGTCGGAACGGATGAAGGAGATGAAAGCTTTCCTTCATTACGATGAAAATGTCCGGTTTATCGAAAAGATACTGTCAACTTATTCCGGCTGGGGATGCAGCGAAATCGTCGTGGTGACAAACCCTGACGCAATGCAGCGGATGAAGCTGGCGGGAAAGGTTCCTTTAATGGTAACCATGGTCGTAAACGATCACATGGAGTTTGAAAGGTTTTATTCGGTGAAACTTGGCCTGGCAGCCATCCGTTCATCTTCATTTTGCTTCATTCAGAATGTCGACAATCCCTTTATTGATTCACAAATACTTGATCTCATTTATGAGCATCGGAGCGATGAAAAATATGTTTCACCTGTTTTTAAAGGTAAAGGCGGGCATCCTGTTTTGCTGAACCGGGAAAATATGAACCGGATATGCAAATGGAATGTAAATTCAGCTAATTTTAAGGAGGTGCTTGGCACGTTTGAATGTCGGAACGTCGAAATGGCTGATGACAGGGTTCTGATCAATATAAATAGTCCTGAAGAGTATCAAAGATTTTTAACAATTCAATTGTAA